One stretch of Pedobacter riviphilus DNA includes these proteins:
- a CDS encoding histone deacetylase family protein, with protein sequence MIKIAWHPLYAHPLPEGHRFPMLKYELIPEQLLHEGTITSQNLFSPELVSEDVILLTHEKAYWEQLRDLTLSAKDQRRIGFPLNALLLERELRITQGTIDAAHFAITNGIAFNVAGGTHHAGSNWGEGFCLLNDQAVAANYLLNKNLAKRILIIDLDVHQGNGTAEIFQNESRVFTFSMHGDKNFPFRKEISSLDVPLDDGVQDEEYLSSLNVNLKKALERAKPDFVFYLSGVDVLFTDKLGKLALSRAACKERDSMVLQACKNKNLPVQVSMGGGYSTDIRDIVDAHCNTYRLTFDLFV encoded by the coding sequence ATGATTAAGATTGCCTGGCATCCACTCTACGCACATCCTTTGCCCGAAGGACACCGTTTTCCGATGCTTAAATATGAATTGATACCTGAACAACTTTTACATGAGGGGACTATAACATCGCAGAATCTATTTAGTCCCGAACTAGTTTCAGAGGATGTTATACTCTTGACTCACGAAAAAGCATATTGGGAGCAGCTTAGGGATTTAACACTATCAGCAAAAGACCAAAGAAGGATAGGTTTCCCTTTAAATGCGCTGCTTTTAGAACGAGAACTGAGAATTACGCAGGGCACAATTGATGCTGCCCATTTTGCAATAACTAACGGAATTGCCTTTAATGTTGCAGGAGGCACACATCATGCGGGCAGCAATTGGGGAGAAGGTTTTTGCTTGCTAAATGATCAGGCTGTTGCAGCTAATTATCTGTTAAATAAAAATTTAGCTAAACGGATCTTAATAATTGATTTAGATGTGCACCAGGGAAATGGTACTGCCGAAATCTTTCAAAATGAGTCAAGGGTATTCACTTTTTCGATGCATGGCGATAAAAATTTCCCTTTTAGAAAAGAAATTTCAAGCTTGGATGTGCCTTTAGATGATGGTGTACAAGATGAAGAATATTTGTCATCTTTAAATGTAAATTTAAAAAAGGCACTCGAAAGAGCAAAGCCTGATTTTGTATTTTATTTATCGGGGGTAGATGTACTTTTTACTGATAAGTTGGGTAAACTGGCTTTAAGCAGAGCAGCATGCAAAGAACGTGACAGCATGGTACTGCAGGCCTGTAAAAATAAAAATCTACCGGTGCAGGTGAGTATGGGCGGTGGCTACTCCACCGATATCAGAGATATTGTAGATGCACATTGTAACACCTATCGGCTGACCTTTGATTTATTTGTATAA
- the kynU gene encoding kynureninase — protein sequence MNFENNLLFAQAKDEADKLRDFRSQFLFPNHNGKDFIYLCGNSLGLQPKVAGEVLKGQLNNWANYAVEGWFDGNEPWMFYHKALKKLMAPIVGALPSEVCPMNTLTVNLHLLMVSFYQPKGKRFKIIMEGGAFPSDQYAIESQVRFHGFDPKEAIIEVFPRGGEEILRTEDIVVQIKENAGEIALVLFGGINYYTGQWYDMETITKAGHEIGAIVGWDLAHAAGNVPLKLHDWDIDFACWCSYKYQNSGPGGISGIFVHEKHFNNTKLNRFAGWWGYQERKRFKMEKGFIPEAGADGWQVSCTQVMPMALYHASLQIFEQAGFMEPLRSKSIALTAYLEFIINEVNKEIGVEQFKIITPKIAKDRGAQLSIIAQRNGKQIFDGLMANHILGDWREPDVIRLSAVPLYNSFEDVYHAGKALLKVSKEVLQ from the coding sequence ATGAATTTTGAAAACAACTTATTATTTGCGCAAGCAAAAGACGAAGCGGACAAGTTACGTGATTTTCGGTCTCAGTTCTTATTTCCGAACCACAATGGAAAAGATTTTATTTATCTGTGTGGTAACTCATTAGGGCTTCAACCTAAAGTAGCTGGTGAAGTTTTAAAAGGTCAGCTTAATAACTGGGCCAACTATGCTGTAGAGGGCTGGTTCGATGGAAACGAACCCTGGATGTTCTACCACAAGGCACTTAAAAAGTTAATGGCCCCAATTGTTGGCGCATTACCATCGGAAGTTTGCCCAATGAATACCTTAACCGTGAATCTCCATTTGTTAATGGTTAGTTTTTATCAGCCCAAAGGCAAGCGTTTCAAAATTATTATGGAAGGCGGCGCATTCCCGTCTGACCAATATGCAATAGAAAGCCAGGTAAGGTTTCACGGTTTCGATCCAAAAGAAGCGATTATAGAGGTTTTCCCTAGAGGAGGCGAGGAAATACTCCGTACGGAGGATATTGTTGTTCAGATCAAAGAAAATGCAGGCGAAATTGCGTTGGTGTTATTTGGTGGAATTAATTATTACACCGGGCAGTGGTATGATATGGAAACCATTACAAAGGCAGGGCATGAAATCGGCGCAATTGTAGGCTGGGATTTGGCGCATGCTGCAGGTAATGTGCCCTTAAAGCTTCACGATTGGGATATCGATTTTGCTTGTTGGTGCTCATACAAATATCAAAATTCAGGTCCAGGAGGAATAAGCGGAATCTTTGTTCATGAAAAACATTTCAATAATACCAAATTAAATCGCTTTGCTGGATGGTGGGGCTACCAGGAGCGTAAGCGTTTTAAAATGGAAAAAGGCTTTATTCCTGAAGCTGGGGCAGACGGTTGGCAGGTAAGTTGTACGCAGGTAATGCCTATGGCTTTATATCATGCTTCTCTTCAGATTTTCGAACAGGCGGGCTTTATGGAGCCGTTAAGAAGTAAAAGTATTGCTTTAACTGCCTATCTTGAATTTATTATAAATGAAGTAAATAAAGAAATAGGTGTAGAGCAGTTTAAGATTATCACACCTAAAATCGCTAAAGATAGAGGAGCCCAATTATCCATCATCGCACAGCGTAATGGTAAACAGATCTTTGATGGTTTAATGGCTAATCATATACTTGGCGATTGGCGCGAGCCTGATGTGATCCGTTTAAGTGCAGTTCCACTTTATAACTCTTTCGAAGATGTTTACCACGCCGGAAAAGCGCTTTTAAAAGTAAGTAAAGAGGTTTTACAATAA
- a CDS encoding bestrophin family protein: MINYNPKDWSTFIFHIHKSDTFRKLWPLMLAVAVFSGLVAFAELNFFQLSKSSYVTNIGMMHSLLGFVLSMLLVFRTNTAYDRWWEGRKLLGSLTNVSRNLALKIKALKLTEEDVRFFEYGIPKYAFALKEHLRERMYFGKNSLLIEVEEGKHVPNQIAGSLINRLYELLGKGAISQEQFIVLSGDFNQFTDICGACERIKNTPIPYSYSAFIKKFIFIYVITLPFGWVFSLGYFVVPIVPFILYVLASLELIAEEIENPFGEDANDLPVDQICTNIEKHVEEILG; encoded by the coding sequence ATGATTAATTACAATCCTAAAGACTGGAGTACCTTCATTTTTCATATTCACAAAAGCGACACTTTTCGGAAACTGTGGCCATTAATGCTAGCTGTAGCAGTTTTTTCGGGTTTGGTGGCATTTGCAGAACTCAATTTTTTTCAACTATCGAAAAGCAGTTATGTAACCAATATTGGTATGATGCACAGCTTATTGGGCTTTGTATTATCCATGCTACTGGTTTTTAGAACAAATACAGCATACGACAGGTGGTGGGAAGGAAGAAAGTTGTTGGGATCGCTAACCAATGTGAGTCGTAACCTGGCCTTGAAAATAAAAGCACTTAAATTAACAGAGGAAGATGTCCGTTTTTTCGAATATGGCATCCCTAAATATGCTTTTGCCTTAAAGGAACATTTACGCGAAAGAATGTATTTTGGCAAAAATAGCCTTTTAATAGAGGTTGAAGAGGGTAAACACGTACCAAACCAGATTGCAGGAAGCTTGATTAACAGGTTATACGAATTACTTGGAAAAGGTGCTATCTCACAGGAGCAGTTTATTGTGCTTTCAGGCGATTTTAATCAATTTACCGATATCTGCGGCGCTTGCGAACGTATCAAAAATACACCGATCCCATATTCTTACAGTGCTTTTATCAAGAAGTTTATCTTTATTTACGTTATTACTTTACCTTTTGGATGGGTATTCAGTTTGGGTTATTTCGTGGTGCCGATTGTACCCTTTATTCTCTATGTATTAGCAAGTTTGGAGCTGATAGCTGAAGAAATAGAGAACCCGTTTGGAGAAGATGCGAACGACCTCCCGGTAGATCAGATCTGTACGAACATCGAAAAACACGTAGAGGAGATTTTAGGTTAA
- a CDS encoding pseudouridine synthase, translating into MLEIIYQDENLIAINKPHGLLVHQSSIARDATEFALQLLRDQVGKHVSPVHRLDRKTSGILLFAFDKVSEIAMHQQFMNTQTDKKYLAILRGFTPDAMDIDYPLAKENGTMQDAFTSFRTLQRAEVAVAFGKHPTSRYSLVEATPKTGRMHQLRRHFSHILHPIIGDRTHGCNKQNKFFKEQWDMTTMLLHASELAFYHPITKEKIHLKAGLHNEFKRVMDFMKMAH; encoded by the coding sequence ATGTTGGAGATTATTTATCAGGACGAAAATCTAATTGCAATTAACAAACCACATGGGCTATTGGTACATCAATCTTCCATTGCAAGAGATGCTACAGAGTTTGCGCTTCAGTTATTAAGAGACCAGGTTGGTAAACATGTTAGTCCGGTGCATAGATTGGATAGGAAGACTAGTGGAATCTTGTTGTTTGCTTTTGATAAAGTATCTGAAATCGCTATGCATCAGCAATTTATGAATACACAAACCGATAAAAAATACTTGGCTATCCTACGTGGTTTCACACCTGATGCCATGGATATCGACTATCCGTTAGCCAAAGAAAACGGAACCATGCAAGATGCTTTCACCTCGTTTAGAACACTTCAAAGGGCAGAGGTAGCAGTAGCTTTCGGTAAACATCCTACCTCTCGGTATTCATTGGTTGAGGCTACACCTAAAACCGGGAGAATGCATCAACTGAGAAGGCATTTTAGCCATATATTACATCCGATTATTGGAGACAGGACACATGGCTGTAATAAACAAAACAAATTTTTTAAAGAGCAGTGGGATATGACAACTATGTTGCTCCATGCCTCCGAATTAGCATTCTATCATCCCATCACAAAAGAAAAAATCCATTTAAAAGCCGGTTTGCACAATGAGTTTAAAAGAGTGATGGATTTCATGAAAATGGCACACTAA
- a CDS encoding DNA-3-methyladenine glycosylase, producing MKLKEEYYLNEDVVSLAKDLLGKVLYTKIDNEISAGIIVETEAYFGIKDKASHAYGGRRTSRTETMYGSGGIAYVYLCYGMHNLFNVVSSKENDPHAVLIRGIEPLIGIDIIEQRRNMLHTKGAISAGPGSAAKALGIDRTFNAKNLTGNEIWIEDHAIRYQNEDIVATPRVGIAYAKEHALLPWRFFVKGNKYVSKPNKV from the coding sequence TTGAAACTAAAAGAAGAATACTATCTGAATGAAGACGTGGTTAGCCTAGCTAAAGATCTGTTGGGTAAGGTATTGTATACCAAAATTGATAACGAAATCAGCGCAGGGATTATCGTAGAGACCGAAGCTTATTTTGGCATAAAGGATAAAGCTTCGCATGCCTATGGTGGTCGCAGAACCAGCCGAACAGAAACTATGTATGGTAGCGGCGGTATTGCCTATGTATACCTCTGTTATGGTATGCACAATCTCTTCAATGTTGTAAGTTCAAAAGAAAATGATCCACATGCTGTTTTAATTAGGGGTATAGAGCCTTTGATTGGGATTGATATTATTGAACAGAGGAGAAATATGTTGCATACAAAAGGCGCAATTTCAGCTGGTCCGGGTTCTGCGGCAAAAGCACTAGGGATAGATAGAACTTTTAATGCCAAAAATCTTACCGGTAATGAAATCTGGATCGAAGACCATGCTATTCGATATCAAAACGAAGATATTGTAGCTACACCCCGTGTGGGTATTGCATACGCAAAGGAGCATGCTTTGTTGCCTTGGCGGTTCTTTGTAAAAGGCAATAAATATGTGAGTAAACCGAATAAGGTTTAA
- a CDS encoding GAF domain-containing protein, whose translation MAEDLTITRNTSKEEQYQSIIPQIDALLYGETDFIANLANVAAALKEQFNWFWVGFYLVKEDELVLGPFQGPVACTRIKKGKGVCGASWQQAETIIVPDVEEFPGHIACASASRSEIVLPLMVNGEVIGVLDVDSEVLNKFDETDKVYLEQVISILLNR comes from the coding sequence ATGGCAGAAGATTTAACCATTACCAGAAACACATCAAAGGAAGAGCAATATCAGTCAATCATCCCTCAGATAGATGCTTTGCTTTATGGCGAAACAGATTTTATTGCAAATCTCGCAAATGTCGCAGCGGCGCTCAAAGAGCAATTTAACTGGTTCTGGGTAGGGTTTTATTTGGTTAAAGAAGATGAATTGGTGCTGGGGCCATTTCAAGGTCCGGTAGCCTGTACACGCATTAAAAAAGGGAAAGGGGTATGTGGCGCGTCCTGGCAACAGGCAGAAACCATTATTGTTCCTGATGTTGAGGAATTCCCTGGTCACATCGCCTGTGCATCGGCTTCGAGATCAGAAATTGTTTTACCCTTGATGGTGAACGGAGAAGTGATAGGGGTTCTAGACGTGGATAGCGAGGTTTTAAATAAATTTGATGAAACGGATAAGGTTTATTTAGAGCAGGTTATATCCATTTTATTAAACAGGTAG